From a region of the Microcoleus sp. FACHB-831 genome:
- a CDS encoding GH116 family glycosyl hydrolase has protein sequence MINQRPRPEIPPYTWSRPIGLGWENPYTVRYASNLDDGPWHGMPLGGFGAGCIGRSPRGDFNLWHIDGGEHIFRSLPACQFSVFERTQTEAQAYALCTEPPSDGSLSRWFWYPQGGGTYHALYPRSWFVYEGVFKTQLTCEQYSPIWAGSYQESSYPVAMFHWTAHNPTDEPITISIMLTWQNTVGWFNNAIQSPQVQVRDDGSPVYEYQPRWGDSTGNFNQWIQDFHRVGCLFDRVRLQDEVSEGEGQWAIASVTNPSLEVFHNSRWNPVGDGGDIWDIFAADGSLPDSEDETPADPGQQIAGAIAIRFTVRPGRTRQIPFVIAWDFPVMEFASGVNYYRRYTDFFGRGGKNVWPIVRTALKHDDMWKERIQSWQQPILEREDLPGWFKMALFNELYDLSSGGSLWTAADERDPIGQFAILECLDYRWYESLDVRLYGSFALAMLWPRLDKAVLEAFARAIATSDNTPRIIGYNKAPAIRKLAGATPHDLGAPNEHPWEKTNYTSYQDCNLWKDLASDFVLQVYRDFVFTGSTDVEFLGECWPAIVQALDYLKTFDLDGDGIPENSGAPDQTFDDWQMRGVSAYCGGLWLAALEAAIAIGQILIDSSDNVELPSLDFALESADTNDTSTIPNPKSTIQNVIATYESWLEQSRPVYQEKLWNGQYYRLDSESGSDVVLADQLCGHFYASLLQLPAIVPDECARSAIKTVYEACFLNFHNGQFGAANGVRPDGSPEKPNATHPLEVWTGINFGIAALMVQMGMKDEAFQLTEAVVRQVYENGLQFRTPEAITAVGTFRASHYLRAMAIWAMYLVNPAKS, from the coding sequence ATGATTAATCAACGCCCCCGCCCGGAAATTCCTCCCTATACATGGAGTCGTCCCATCGGTTTAGGATGGGAAAACCCCTACACCGTCCGATATGCCAGCAATCTAGATGATGGCCCCTGGCACGGGATGCCTCTGGGCGGCTTTGGCGCTGGTTGCATAGGGCGATCGCCGCGTGGCGATTTCAACCTGTGGCATATTGATGGCGGCGAACATATATTTCGCAGCCTCCCCGCCTGTCAGTTCAGCGTCTTTGAACGCACGCAGACAGAAGCGCAAGCTTATGCCCTTTGCACGGAACCGCCCTCGGATGGCAGCTTATCCCGATGGTTTTGGTATCCGCAGGGGGGCGGTACTTATCACGCTTTATATCCCCGCAGTTGGTTTGTCTATGAAGGGGTGTTTAAAACTCAGCTAACTTGCGAACAATATTCCCCTATCTGGGCGGGAAGTTACCAAGAAAGCTCTTACCCTGTAGCAATGTTTCACTGGACGGCTCACAACCCCACAGACGAGCCTATAACTATTAGCATTATGCTCACCTGGCAGAATACGGTGGGCTGGTTCAATAATGCAATTCAATCTCCTCAAGTGCAGGTGCGGGACGATGGTAGCCCGGTATACGAATATCAACCCAGATGGGGAGATAGCACGGGCAATTTCAATCAGTGGATTCAGGACTTCCACCGCGTAGGCTGTCTGTTCGACCGCGTGAGACTTCAGGATGAGGTCAGCGAGGGGGAAGGGCAATGGGCGATCGCCAGCGTAACTAACCCCAGCCTAGAAGTCTTCCATAACAGCCGCTGGAACCCCGTTGGCGATGGTGGAGATATTTGGGATATCTTTGCTGCTGATGGTTCTTTGCCAGATTCCGAAGATGAAACACCCGCCGATCCGGGGCAACAAATAGCAGGCGCGATCGCTATCCGTTTTACTGTTAGACCGGGCAGAACCAGGCAAATACCCTTCGTCATTGCCTGGGATTTTCCCGTTATGGAGTTCGCCTCCGGCGTCAACTATTACCGCCGCTACACTGACTTTTTTGGTCGCGGTGGCAAAAATGTCTGGCCCATAGTCCGCACGGCTCTTAAACACGATGATATGTGGAAAGAGCGGATTCAAAGCTGGCAGCAGCCAATCCTGGAACGCGAAGACCTACCAGGCTGGTTCAAGATGGCGCTGTTTAACGAGCTTTATGACCTCAGCAGCGGCGGTAGCCTCTGGACTGCGGCAGACGAACGCGATCCTATTGGCCAATTTGCCATTTTAGAGTGTTTAGATTATCGCTGGTACGAGAGCCTAGACGTGCGACTCTACGGCTCGTTTGCCCTAGCAATGCTTTGGCCAAGACTGGATAAAGCCGTTTTAGAGGCTTTTGCACGCGCAATTGCTACCAGCGACAACACACCTAGAATTATTGGCTACAATAAAGCCCCTGCAATCCGCAAACTTGCTGGCGCGACGCCCCATGATTTGGGCGCACCAAACGAGCATCCTTGGGAGAAAACTAATTACACCAGTTACCAAGATTGCAACTTGTGGAAGGATTTAGCTAGTGATTTTGTATTGCAGGTTTATCGAGATTTTGTCTTTACTGGCTCAACAGATGTTGAGTTTTTAGGCGAGTGTTGGCCAGCTATAGTGCAAGCGCTGGATTATCTGAAGACGTTCGATCTCGATGGGGATGGAATTCCGGAAAATTCCGGTGCGCCGGATCAAACGTTTGATGACTGGCAGATGCGCGGTGTTAGCGCTTATTGCGGTGGGTTGTGGTTAGCGGCTTTGGAGGCTGCGATCGCCATCGGTCAAATCTTAATTGATAGTTCAGATAATGTAGAATTGCCGTCTTTAGATTTTGCACTAGAGTCTGCTGATACCAACGACACCTCTACAATCCCCAATCCAAAATCTACTATCCAAAATGTAATTGCAACTTACGAAAGTTGGCTCGAACAATCCCGGCCAGTCTATCAAGAAAAACTGTGGAACGGTCAATACTACCGCCTCGATAGTGAAAGCGGTTCAGACGTAGTTCTGGCAGACCAACTCTGCGGACATTTCTACGCAAGTTTGCTGCAACTACCCGCTATTGTCCCGGATGAATGCGCTCGTTCTGCCATCAAAACAGTGTATGAAGCCTGCTTCTTGAACTTCCACAACGGCCAGTTTGGTGCAGCCAACGGCGTCCGACCCGATGGATCTCCAGAAAAGCCTAACGCTACCCATCCGCTAGAAGTTTGGACGGGGATTAATTTTGGAATTGCTGCCTTGATGGTACAGATGGGCATGAAAGATGAAGCGTTCCAACTGACGGAAGCAGTTGTGCGGCAAGTTTACGAAAATGGGCTGCAATTCCGCACGCCAGAAGCTATTACAGCCGTCGGGACTTTCCGCGCCAGCCACTACCTGCGGGCAATGGCGATTTGGGCAATGTACTTAGTTAACCCAGCCAAAAGTTAA